A part of Mycolicibacterium sp. TUM20985 genomic DNA contains:
- a CDS encoding response regulator transcription factor has protein sequence MPPPQDGPITVALVDDYDVVVMGVANMFDRYRDRVVVAELDTTMPVDDTVDIVLYDSFAQPESDHHEIGVLVANPRAHRVVVYTWNFHPDLIASAKKHGAHGYLSKTLPARDLVAALEAVHAGELVVSDPPLRARSAPGLDWPGRGEGLSDRESEILALITQGKNNAEVAQLTYLSPNTVKSYIRSIYRKIDVGSRTQAVLWGVKHGFTPDHNRIEHWKGGP, from the coding sequence ATGCCCCCACCACAGGACGGTCCCATTACCGTGGCGCTCGTCGACGACTACGACGTCGTCGTCATGGGGGTGGCCAACATGTTCGACCGCTACCGCGATCGCGTCGTCGTCGCCGAACTCGACACCACCATGCCCGTCGACGACACGGTGGACATCGTGCTGTACGACTCGTTCGCCCAGCCCGAGTCCGATCATCACGAAATCGGTGTGCTGGTGGCCAATCCGCGTGCCCACCGAGTCGTGGTGTACACCTGGAACTTTCACCCCGACCTCATCGCGAGCGCCAAAAAGCATGGGGCACACGGCTATCTGTCGAAGACACTGCCCGCCCGAGACTTGGTCGCCGCACTGGAAGCCGTGCATGCGGGCGAACTCGTGGTCAGCGACCCGCCGCTGCGCGCGCGGAGCGCACCGGGCCTTGACTGGCCCGGTCGCGGGGAGGGGCTCAGCGATCGCGAGTCGGAGATCCTTGCGCTCATCACCCAGGGCAAGAACAACGCCGAGGTCGCCCAGCTGACCTACCTCAGCCCGAACACCGTGAAGTCATACATCCGGTCGATCTACCGCAAGATCGACGTCGGCAGCCGCACCCAAGCCGTCCTCTGGGGTGTCAAGCACGGCTTCACCCCCGACCACAACCGGATCGAGCACTGGAAGGGCGGCCCGTAG
- a CDS encoding ABC-F family ATP-binding cassette domain-containing protein, with protein MTATLVAKNVAGGFAHRTLFEGLDLTVAPGDVVGVVGANGAGKSTLLRILAGVLEPLEGAVNLAPADAFVGWLPQEHERVPGETVAAYISRRAGCTEATRIMEAAAAALAEPSSAGADPADAYSAALDHWLATGAADLDERVPAVLADLGLDSEALRPDSTMMTALSGGQAARVGLAALMLSRFDIVLLDEPTNDLDLDGLARLEHFVRDLRGGVVLVSHDREFLARSVTRVCELDLAQNTTTVFGGGYESYLEEREVGRRHRRENYDEFADKKADLVARARIQREWSSQGVRNAMRKAPDNDKNRRRAATESSEKQAQKVRQMESRIARLEEVVEPRKEWTLEFTIGSAPRSSAVVATLDEAVVRQGDFVLGPVSLQVDAGERIGITGSNGAGKSTLLRLLLGRRLPDQGRASLGANVAVGEIDQARAEFSGAGRLVDRFEERVPDWTTADVRTLLAKFGLRADHVERAVDELSPGERTRAGLALLQARGTNVLVLDEPTNHLDLAAIEQLEEALESYDGALLLVTHDRRMLQNVRLDRSWVVDGGRVVDL; from the coding sequence ATGACCGCAACGCTCGTCGCGAAGAACGTGGCGGGCGGATTCGCCCACCGCACCCTCTTCGAGGGGCTCGACCTGACGGTGGCACCGGGCGACGTGGTCGGAGTCGTCGGCGCGAACGGCGCCGGCAAGAGCACGCTGCTGCGGATCCTGGCCGGCGTGCTCGAACCGCTCGAAGGTGCCGTCAATCTCGCGCCGGCCGACGCGTTCGTGGGGTGGCTTCCGCAGGAGCACGAGCGAGTGCCGGGAGAAACGGTTGCCGCCTACATCTCCCGCCGCGCTGGATGCACCGAAGCGACGCGGATCATGGAGGCGGCGGCCGCCGCATTGGCCGAACCCAGTTCCGCGGGTGCTGATCCCGCCGATGCCTACTCCGCCGCATTGGACCACTGGCTCGCCACCGGCGCGGCGGACCTCGACGAACGCGTGCCCGCCGTTCTCGCCGACCTGGGACTCGATTCCGAAGCCCTACGCCCGGATTCGACGATGATGACCGCGTTGTCGGGTGGGCAGGCAGCGCGGGTGGGCTTGGCGGCGCTGATGCTGTCGCGGTTCGACATCGTCCTGCTCGATGAGCCCACCAACGATCTGGATCTCGACGGACTCGCGCGCCTCGAACACTTCGTCCGCGACCTCCGCGGAGGTGTCGTGCTGGTGAGCCACGATCGAGAGTTCCTGGCCCGCAGCGTGACCCGCGTCTGCGAGCTGGATCTGGCACAGAACACCACCACTGTCTTCGGCGGCGGGTACGAGAGCTATCTGGAGGAGCGCGAGGTCGGCCGCCGGCACCGCCGCGAGAACTACGACGAGTTCGCCGACAAGAAGGCAGACCTGGTGGCGCGAGCCCGCATTCAGCGGGAATGGTCGAGCCAGGGTGTCCGCAACGCGATGCGCAAGGCCCCCGACAACGACAAGAACCGGCGGCGCGCCGCTACCGAATCCAGTGAGAAGCAGGCGCAAAAGGTCCGCCAGATGGAGAGTCGGATCGCCCGGCTCGAGGAAGTCGTCGAACCGCGCAAGGAATGGACGCTGGAGTTCACCATCGGTTCGGCGCCGCGCTCGAGCGCGGTCGTGGCCACCCTCGACGAGGCCGTCGTGCGGCAGGGCGACTTCGTCCTGGGCCCGGTCTCGTTGCAGGTCGATGCCGGCGAGCGGATCGGCATCACGGGCTCGAACGGGGCGGGGAAGTCGACCCTGCTACGGCTGCTCCTGGGTCGCCGGCTGCCCGATCAGGGGCGCGCGAGCCTGGGTGCCAACGTCGCGGTGGGTGAGATCGACCAGGCCCGCGCCGAGTTCTCCGGTGCGGGCCGCCTCGTCGACCGCTTCGAGGAGCGGGTGCCGGACTGGACGACGGCCGACGTGCGGACGCTGTTGGCCAAGTTCGGGTTGCGAGCCGACCACGTCGAGCGCGCGGTCGACGAGCTGTCGCCCGGTGAGCGGACCCGCGCTGGCCTGGCCCTGCTGCAGGCCCGAGGCACGAACGTCCTGGTGCTTGACGAGCCGACGAACCACCTGGACCTCGCGGCCATCGAGCAACTCGAGGAGGCGCTCGAGAGCTACGACGGTGCGCTACTCCTGGTGACCCACGACCGCCGGATGCTGCAGAACGTGCGATTGGACCGGTCCTGGGTGGTCGACGGCGGGCGTGTCGTGGACCTGTAG
- the mmsB gene encoding multiple monosaccharide ABC transporter permease: protein MTTTPTVSTASSAPTPSRPPTPPGGRLRAVLQGNFRQYGMVAALAVIVILFQVWTSGILLKPLNVTNIVQQNGYILILAIGMVIVIISGHIDLSVGSIAGFVGAMSAVLMIKNDMPWPVAVALCLGLGALIGAWQGFWIAYVGIPSFIVTLAGMLVFRGATQYLLEGQSIAPFPRSFSQVSSGFLPEIGGPGLYHWPTVILGLFVMAAAVWQQVRQRRTQSRYGFEVSPLGWFAFKCAAIVAALAAFTLLLASYRGVPVVGIILAVAFVIYAFVMRSTVFGRQVYAVGGNEAAARLSGVKTKRVTFLVFVNMGLLSALAGLLFAARLNSATPQAGIGMELEAIAAAFIGGASASGGVGTVLGAIIGGFVLGVLNNGMSLIGIGSDVQQVIKGLVLLAAVGFDIYNKKKGGS from the coding sequence GTGCGGTGCTGCAGGGCAACTTCCGGCAGTACGGCATGGTGGCCGCGCTCGCGGTGATCGTCATCCTGTTCCAGGTCTGGACCAGTGGCATCCTGCTGAAGCCGTTGAACGTCACCAACATCGTCCAGCAGAACGGCTACATCCTGATCCTCGCGATCGGGATGGTCATCGTCATCATCTCCGGTCACATCGACCTTTCCGTCGGCTCGATCGCCGGGTTCGTCGGGGCGATGTCCGCCGTTCTGATGATCAAGAACGACATGCCGTGGCCGGTCGCGGTGGCCCTGTGCCTGGGGCTCGGTGCGCTGATCGGTGCGTGGCAAGGGTTTTGGATTGCCTACGTCGGCATCCCGTCGTTCATCGTGACCTTGGCGGGCATGCTGGTGTTCCGCGGCGCCACCCAGTATCTGTTGGAGGGGCAGTCCATCGCGCCGTTCCCCCGCAGCTTCAGTCAGGTCAGCAGCGGCTTCCTGCCCGAGATCGGCGGCCCCGGGCTGTACCACTGGCCCACCGTCATCCTCGGGCTCTTCGTCATGGCGGCCGCCGTGTGGCAGCAGGTGCGGCAGCGAAGGACGCAGTCGCGCTACGGTTTCGAGGTCTCACCGCTGGGCTGGTTCGCATTCAAGTGCGCGGCCATCGTCGCCGCGCTGGCCGCCTTCACCCTGCTGTTGGCCAGCTATCGCGGCGTGCCCGTGGTCGGCATCATCCTCGCCGTCGCGTTCGTCATCTACGCCTTCGTAATGCGAAGCACGGTCTTCGGCAGGCAGGTGTACGCGGTCGGCGGCAACGAGGCGGCCGCACGGCTGTCCGGCGTCAAGACCAAGCGGGTCACGTTCCTGGTCTTCGTCAACATGGGCCTGCTGTCGGCACTGGCCGGGCTGCTATTCGCGGCGCGGCTGAATTCCGCCACCCCGCAGGCCGGTATCGGCATGGAACTCGAGGCCATCGCCGCGGCGTTCATCGGCGGTGCGTCGGCCAGCGGCGGTGTCGGCACCGTGCTCGGCGCGATCATCGGCGGCTTCGTCCTCGGCGTGCTGAACAACGGGATGTCGCTCATCGGCATCGGTAGCGACGTGCAGCAGGTGATCAAGGGTCTCGTCCTGCTGGCCGCCGTCGGCTTCGACATCTACAACAAGAAGAAGGGTGGGTCATGA
- a CDS encoding glycoside hydrolase family 6 protein, with protein sequence MSAPLAVAAPPRPLGHGPHVPAPGTHTARSDWRWVLRGTNFPKVKSSAAGAAARWIAPLLTVAAVVMTGLVGGPAPAMRLAADANPLAGLPLYVNPDSAAMRAARATDPPNPALTAIANTPQAYWMDQLSTPAVDAKYIAAAQAAGTIPLLSLYGIPHRDCGSFAAGGFGSAAAYRGWIDGVAGAIGGGPAAVILEPDALAMAGCLSGDQRQERLDLISYAVDTLTRNPATAVYVDAGHSRWVSADDMAGMLNQVGVAKARGFSLNTANFFTTAEEMGYGDAISGLTNGKPYVIDTGRNGAGPVEGDPLYWCNPSGRALGSPPTTATGNGNVDAFLWVKRPGESDGSCGRGNPGAGRFVNQYAIDLARNAGQ encoded by the coding sequence ATCAGCGCCCCGCTGGCAGTTGCGGCACCACCACGTCCCCTCGGGCATGGTCCCCATGTTCCCGCCCCCGGTACCCACACCGCCAGGAGTGATTGGCGTTGGGTCCTTCGAGGCACTAATTTCCCGAAGGTGAAGTCTTCAGCTGCCGGTGCAGCCGCACGTTGGATCGCCCCCCTGCTGACGGTTGCGGCCGTGGTGATGACGGGCCTCGTCGGCGGCCCGGCCCCGGCGATGCGCCTCGCCGCCGATGCCAACCCGTTGGCCGGACTGCCGCTCTACGTCAATCCCGACTCGGCGGCGATGCGCGCTGCCAGGGCCACCGATCCGCCGAATCCGGCGTTGACCGCCATCGCGAACACGCCCCAGGCGTACTGGATGGACCAGCTGTCCACGCCCGCCGTGGACGCGAAGTACATCGCCGCGGCCCAGGCTGCCGGCACCATCCCACTGCTGTCCCTCTATGGGATACCGCATCGCGACTGCGGCAGCTTCGCCGCAGGCGGGTTCGGGTCGGCGGCGGCCTACCGCGGGTGGATCGACGGCGTCGCAGGTGCCATTGGCGGTGGCCCGGCGGCCGTCATCCTGGAACCCGACGCGCTCGCGATGGCCGGCTGTCTCTCGGGCGATCAGCGCCAGGAACGCTTGGACCTGATCAGCTACGCCGTCGACACGCTGACCCGCAACCCGGCGACGGCCGTGTACGTCGACGCAGGCCACTCGCGCTGGGTCAGCGCCGACGACATGGCGGGCATGCTCAACCAGGTCGGCGTCGCCAAGGCCAGGGGCTTCAGTCTCAACACCGCGAACTTCTTCACCACCGCCGAGGAGATGGGTTACGGCGACGCGATCTCGGGGCTGACCAACGGGAAGCCGTACGTGATCGACACGGGGCGCAACGGCGCGGGACCCGTCGAGGGTGACCCGCTGTACTGGTGCAATCCCAGCGGACGTGCGCTCGGCAGCCCGCCCACGACGGCCACCGGGAACGGGAACGTCGACGCCTTCCTGTGGGTCAAGCGTCCCGGCGAGTCCGACGGGTCCTGCGGTCGCGGGAACCCCGGAGCGGGGCGCTTCGTCAACCAGTACGCCATCGACCTCGCCCGCAACGCGGGCCAATAG
- a CDS encoding nitroreductase family deazaflavin-dependent oxidoreductase has product MPEKADFDAMNRKVIEEFRKTGGTAGGMFEGKPLVLVHHAGAKSGVERIAPLVPYLDGGRIFIFASKGGADTNPDWYHNLVANPGTTVELGSETFPVTARVLTGAERDDVYAKQVAVEPQFGDYQRNTTRVIPVFELERISD; this is encoded by the coding sequence ATGCCAGAAAAAGCCGACTTCGACGCGATGAACCGGAAGGTCATCGAGGAGTTCAGGAAGACCGGCGGCACGGCGGGTGGCATGTTCGAGGGCAAGCCGCTGGTGCTCGTGCACCACGCCGGGGCGAAGTCCGGGGTGGAGCGGATCGCCCCGCTGGTGCCGTATCTCGACGGAGGTCGCATCTTCATCTTCGCGAGCAAGGGCGGCGCCGACACCAATCCCGACTGGTATCACAACCTGGTGGCGAACCCGGGCACCACCGTCGAACTGGGGTCGGAGACGTTTCCGGTGACCGCTCGCGTGCTCACCGGTGCCGAGCGCGACGACGTCTACGCCAAGCAGGTCGCGGTCGAGCCCCAGTTCGGTGACTACCAGCGCAACACCACACGCGTAATTCCGGTCTTCGAGTTGGAGCGCATTTCCGACTGA
- the hadA gene encoding (3R)-hydroxyacyl-ACP dehydratase subunit HadA: MALSPDIVGMTYLYPDHYEVGREAVRQYASAVKHTDPAYYEDEAARALGHDAILAPLTFVSILGLRAQLAFFEHANIPIFEEKLIQAEQGLKFLQPIKAGDQLYCEIRIDSLRRAFGADVLTLRSRIFNQHGDTVQEDYTTMAGRSEPEPGTESA, translated from the coding sequence ATGGCCCTGTCACCAGACATCGTCGGCATGACGTACCTGTACCCCGATCACTATGAGGTCGGTCGGGAGGCGGTTCGGCAGTACGCCAGCGCGGTGAAGCACACCGACCCGGCGTACTACGAGGACGAGGCCGCCCGCGCGCTGGGACACGACGCAATCCTGGCCCCTCTGACCTTCGTCTCCATCCTGGGCCTCCGCGCGCAGCTGGCGTTCTTCGAGCACGCCAACATCCCGATCTTCGAGGAGAAGCTGATCCAGGCCGAACAGGGCCTGAAGTTCCTGCAGCCGATCAAGGCCGGCGACCAGCTCTACTGCGAGATCCGCATCGACTCACTGCGACGGGCGTTCGGGGCCGACGTCCTCACCCTGCGCAGCCGGATCTTCAACCAGCACGGCGACACCGTGCAGGAGGACTACACGACGATGGCGGGGCGCAGCGAACCGGAGCCGGGAACCGAATCTGCCTGA
- a CDS encoding alpha/beta hydrolase family protein, with product MAAARDDDRLVLRRDPGDAGRRRVIVSLHGSGFTAPNHEAMIDAAELSRRGALVLTPQALIPFRYGDGFPAGFGWNVPGSPLPGEDAAREEPDDVGYVSRLLATIRRRHPTLPVHLLGYSGGARLASHVLASDRTPTSAGLVAGAVFPPTGAPAVSPLLVIHGRRDDVNPYGHGDGARWPTGIQRTTESWAGAGAGARLQELEPGVVEQRFAPLAPSGAVVRLISLYDVGHTWPGTDDSRCLRQFGPAGTWSATRHLSTFFAGFDRPAHPTEE from the coding sequence ATGGCGGCCGCTAGGGACGACGATCGACTGGTCCTTCGCCGCGACCCCGGCGACGCCGGACGACGCCGCGTGATCGTCTCTCTGCACGGTAGCGGCTTCACCGCCCCCAACCACGAGGCGATGATCGATGCGGCCGAACTGTCTCGACGCGGTGCGCTGGTTCTCACGCCTCAGGCCTTGATCCCGTTCCGGTACGGAGACGGGTTTCCGGCGGGATTCGGCTGGAACGTTCCCGGTTCACCGTTGCCCGGCGAGGACGCGGCACGCGAGGAGCCCGACGACGTCGGCTACGTCTCCCGGCTTCTGGCGACGATCCGGCGTCGCCATCCCACCCTTCCCGTTCACCTGCTCGGGTACTCCGGCGGCGCGCGACTGGCCTCTCACGTCCTCGCGAGCGATCGGACTCCGACGTCGGCCGGTCTCGTCGCCGGCGCCGTGTTCCCCCCGACCGGCGCACCGGCCGTCAGCCCGTTGCTGGTGATCCACGGCCGGCGCGATGACGTCAATCCCTACGGCCATGGTGACGGTGCCCGCTGGCCCACCGGGATTCAGCGAACCACCGAGTCGTGGGCCGGCGCCGGCGCCGGCGCACGCCTGCAGGAACTGGAGCCCGGGGTGGTCGAGCAGCGTTTCGCCCCCCTCGCGCCGTCGGGCGCCGTCGTCCGTCTGATCAGTCTCTACGACGTGGGACACACCTGGCCGGGTACCGACGACTCACGATGCTTGCGACAGTTCGGTCCGGCCGGAACGTGGTCGGCGACGAGGCATCTGAGCACGTTCTTCGCCGGGTTCGATCGACCGGCCCACCCCACCGAGGAATGA
- a CDS encoding fatty acid desaturase family protein, whose product MAITDVAKYAHLSTADLEAFAAELDEIRADVEDSRGEQDRAYICRTILLQRGLDIAARLTIGLSKGRLGWAVGTTALAVAKSIENMELAHNIGHGQWDWMNDPEIHSTTWEWDMVGPSSQWRYSHNYRHHVFTNVVGVDEDLGYGVMRVTRDEQWRVANLTQPLRNMLMALTFEWGIALHDLHSERERASAATTDSATVAAFARKTARQVGKDYVLLPLFSGRRWRRTLKANATANFLRNVWAYVVICCGHFADGAEKFTEAALADETKPAWYLRQMLGTANFNAGPTMAFMSGNLCYQIEHHLFPDLPSNRYAEISRRVRAVCATYDLPYTTGALTRQYLLTLRTILKLALPDRFLTATSDDAPETSSEHKFRTPEIAPPSEAVGRRSSVLMAMEAKS is encoded by the coding sequence ATGGCCATCACCGACGTCGCCAAGTACGCCCATCTCAGCACTGCGGACCTCGAGGCGTTCGCGGCCGAGCTCGACGAAATTCGCGCTGACGTCGAGGACTCTCGGGGCGAGCAGGATCGCGCCTATATCTGTCGCACGATCCTCTTGCAACGCGGCCTCGACATCGCCGCACGACTCACGATCGGCCTGAGCAAGGGCAGGCTTGGTTGGGCCGTGGGAACCACTGCACTGGCTGTCGCCAAGAGCATCGAGAACATGGAGCTCGCCCATAACATCGGGCACGGACAATGGGATTGGATGAACGATCCCGAGATTCACTCCACCACCTGGGAGTGGGACATGGTGGGCCCGTCGTCGCAGTGGCGCTATTCGCACAACTACCGCCATCACGTCTTCACCAACGTCGTCGGTGTCGACGAAGATCTCGGTTACGGAGTCATGAGGGTGACCCGCGATGAACAGTGGAGAGTCGCCAATCTGACGCAGCCTTTGCGAAACATGCTGATGGCGCTGACCTTTGAGTGGGGCATTGCGCTTCACGACCTCCATTCCGAGCGGGAACGTGCGAGCGCGGCCACCACTGACTCCGCTACCGTCGCCGCCTTTGCCCGCAAGACTGCCCGTCAGGTGGGCAAGGACTACGTGCTTCTACCCCTGTTCAGCGGGCGCAGATGGCGTCGGACGCTGAAGGCCAACGCGACGGCAAATTTCCTCCGCAACGTGTGGGCCTACGTGGTGATCTGTTGTGGGCACTTCGCCGACGGCGCAGAGAAGTTCACGGAAGCCGCACTCGCAGACGAGACGAAGCCAGCATGGTATCTGCGCCAGATGCTGGGAACGGCGAACTTCAACGCAGGGCCCACCATGGCCTTCATGAGCGGCAATCTCTGTTACCAGATCGAGCACCACCTCTTCCCCGACCTTCCCAGTAACCGTTATGCCGAGATCTCGCGGCGGGTGAGGGCTGTCTGCGCAACCTACGATCTGCCGTACACCACGGGTGCGTTGACCCGCCAGTACCTGCTCACCCTGCGAACGATTCTGAAGTTGGCCCTGCCAGATCGGTTTCTCACGGCCACGTCCGACGACGCGCCGGAGACCTCGTCCGAGCACAAGTTCCGCACTCCGGAAATTGCACCGCCATCGGAGGCAGTGGGTCGCCGCTCGTCCGTGCTGATGGCCATGGAGGCGAAGTCGTAG
- a CDS encoding L,D-transpeptidase produces the protein MRAVIQFVIAVGLVSTGVAGSGTDVDTMAASLPLGSPIESISPAPGERVGVAHPVVVTFNQPISNRAAAERAIDVTSTTGMTGSFEWLNDTVVQWVPDRYWPAHSTIMLSVGNRTTEFDTGPAVVGIADISEHTFTVTVDGVATGPAPHHLPHAGEQGVLLASMGRPEYPTPVDTYTVLSKDRDVIMDSSSVGIPITDPDGYLLTVDYAVRISRRGLYVHSAPWAVNAMGFENVSHGCISLDPTTAEWYFNTVEVGDPVIVQE, from the coding sequence ATGCGAGCGGTCATTCAATTCGTTATAGCGGTCGGTTTGGTGTCCACGGGCGTGGCCGGGAGTGGGACGGACGTCGACACGATGGCGGCCAGCCTTCCGTTGGGCTCGCCCATCGAGTCGATCTCGCCGGCCCCCGGCGAACGGGTGGGCGTGGCTCACCCCGTGGTGGTGACCTTCAACCAACCCATCTCCAACCGCGCCGCCGCCGAACGGGCCATCGACGTCACGTCGACCACCGGCATGACCGGCAGCTTCGAGTGGCTGAATGACACGGTGGTGCAGTGGGTTCCCGACCGATACTGGCCGGCGCACAGCACGATCATGCTGTCGGTGGGCAACCGGACCACGGAATTCGACACGGGTCCCGCAGTCGTCGGCATCGCGGACATCTCCGAGCACACGTTCACCGTGACGGTCGACGGCGTCGCGACCGGCCCTGCGCCGCACCATCTTCCGCACGCAGGCGAGCAGGGTGTGCTGCTGGCCTCCATGGGCCGGCCGGAGTATCCGACGCCCGTCGACACCTACACGGTCCTCTCGAAGGATCGCGACGTCATCATGGACTCCAGTAGCGTCGGCATACCGATCACCGATCCCGACGGCTATCTGCTAACGGTGGATTATGCCGTGCGCATCTCCCGGCGAGGCCTCTACGTGCACTCGGCACCATGGGCGGTCAACGCAATGGGTTTCGAGAACGTCAGCCACGGCTGCATCAGCCTGGACCCGACCACCGCTGAGTGGTACTTCAACACCGTCGAGGTCGGCGACCCCGTCATCGTCCAGGAATAG
- a CDS encoding SDR family oxidoreductase: MNHSRIRTVLVTGASRGIGAEVAQQLASPDTHVIVNYRQKTDRAEAVAQTIREAGGLASTLGADISDEAERVAMMATIAARFGGLDALVLNASGGPDLGTDPQYAMRLNRDAQRHLAQLAVPLMPAGARIVFVTSHQAHFFPNKAVPKGYSAVAASKRAGETALYTMRFVFSRSGVGLTVVSGDVTDGTSVVPTVDEFARAIVAATIAKNPPGIVYVGSADYRMTA, encoded by the coding sequence ATGAATCACTCCCGAATCCGAACAGTGCTGGTGACGGGCGCGTCGAGGGGCATCGGCGCGGAGGTGGCTCAGCAGCTCGCCAGCCCGGACACCCACGTCATCGTGAATTACCGACAGAAGACGGACCGGGCGGAGGCCGTCGCGCAGACCATCCGCGAGGCAGGCGGCCTCGCGTCGACGTTGGGCGCCGACATCTCCGATGAGGCCGAACGGGTCGCGATGATGGCAACGATCGCTGCGCGATTCGGCGGCCTCGACGCGCTCGTCCTGAACGCCTCGGGCGGCCCCGATCTGGGTACCGACCCCCAGTACGCGATGCGCCTCAACCGGGACGCGCAGCGTCACCTCGCGCAGCTCGCCGTACCGCTGATGCCGGCGGGCGCGCGCATCGTGTTCGTGACCAGCCACCAGGCTCACTTCTTCCCGAACAAGGCTGTGCCGAAGGGTTACTCGGCCGTCGCCGCGAGCAAGCGGGCGGGAGAAACGGCGCTCTACACGATGCGGTTCGTCTTCAGTCGGTCTGGCGTCGGCCTGACCGTGGTTTCCGGGGACGTGACCGATGGAACGAGTGTCGTGCCGACCGTGGACGAATTCGCCCGAGCCATCGTCGCTGCGACCATTGCCAAGAACCCGCCGGGAATCGTGTACGTGGGTTCGGCCGACTACCGCATGACCGCATAA
- a CDS encoding DUF6480 family protein, which translates to MTAVPPDPDPVEMPTVGSAHGVEPGETPPDSGSTSATANQDPPPRSRFTPAMVGGMVVVGVLIAIFLTVAVLYLLQVAGLMDRW; encoded by the coding sequence ATGACCGCAGTACCGCCAGACCCCGATCCCGTCGAGATGCCCACCGTGGGGAGCGCGCACGGCGTCGAACCCGGTGAGACTCCCCCTGATTCGGGGTCGACGTCGGCAACGGCCAACCAGGACCCACCGCCCCGGAGCAGGTTCACCCCTGCGATGGTGGGGGGGATGGTCGTGGTGGGCGTGCTGATTGCCATCTTCCTCACCGTCGCGGTCCTCTACCTACTGCAGGTTGCGGGGTTGATGGACAGGTGGTGA
- a CDS encoding DUF6131 family protein: MIVLGIVLIVLGLILPSLVPAFAFAHLVLVVGVILLVVGVILAIMGTAGRAVGGRRHYY, translated from the coding sequence ATGATCGTTCTCGGGATCGTCCTCATCGTGCTGGGGCTCATTCTGCCCAGCCTCGTCCCCGCCTTTGCCTTTGCTCACCTCGTCTTGGTGGTCGGGGTCATCCTGCTCGTCGTTGGCGTGATCCTGGCGATCATGGGAACCGCGGGGCGCGCCGTCGGCGGTCGACGCCACTACTACTGA
- a CDS encoding nitroreductase family deazaflavin-dependent oxidoreductase, translating into MTDNTELSPTDWVREQTERILAQGTTDGVEVLDRPIVLFTTTGVKSGKQRYVPLMRVEENGRYAMVASKGGDPKHPSWYFNVKANPTVTVQDGEQTTTLTAREVDGDERAHWWELAVAAYPPYAEYQTKTDRQIPVFVLE; encoded by the coding sequence ATGACTGACAACACCGAGTTGAGCCCCACCGACTGGGTCCGCGAGCAGACCGAGCGCATCCTGGCGCAGGGCACCACGGACGGCGTCGAGGTGCTGGACCGGCCCATCGTGCTGTTCACCACCACGGGCGTGAAGTCGGGCAAGCAGCGGTACGTGCCGCTGATGCGCGTCGAGGAGAACGGCCGCTACGCGATGGTCGCCTCCAAGGGCGGCGATCCCAAGCACCCGTCCTGGTACTTCAACGTCAAGGCCAACCCCACCGTCACCGTGCAGGACGGCGAGCAGACGACGACGCTCACCGCGCGTGAGGTCGACGGCGATGAGCGCGCGCACTGGTGGGAGCTGGCGGTCGCGGCCTACCCGCCGTACGCCGAGTACCAGACCAAGACCGATCGACAGATTCCCGTCTTCGTCCTGGAGTAG